In Xiphophorus hellerii strain 12219 chromosome 4, Xiphophorus_hellerii-4.1, whole genome shotgun sequence, a single genomic region encodes these proteins:
- the whamm gene encoding WASP homolog-associated protein with actin, membranes and microtubules: MDSVEFDRLDSLEGWVAVKSNIFEENEPFKLGFIVQWNAIESKFAVTCHNRTLQRQKRKAEVPAGGQPQMSWAGLFSVNDLKHVHQQFTCVADVLGGCFPDLSDFGESNIWDLLLSNRRSGPEDDDQRDFDTPCRKLEKYFSTAIDLCGRKIVLETLFTQDERDVDEYFENLQEFKKKTMQEEMSRAKGQLKELLQSHSTTNGMVALLSIYEKEDEAYQDLVTVATSFFQYLLQPFRDMRELACLYKMEILKSLEFEDLGPKRIAALEKEAEEWRMKAEDAVASIQDITVNYFAQTSKALAGMVKQMEEDKKRFGPAAWASAAPRLEKLRFLLAKETLQHMRAAEMCLSRKKDAIKERLENLSGRVQNRRAEPEGSAFEAGQKRDTVDQLELQFYETQLELYDAKFEILKNEEQLLVAQIDTLRRQIKELKEEVVYYDVCEDPEELHSMVHTAFQQAEPPLMRQLKRRLQTLETKRGNICARRAYLRNKKDQCMDAQEQKQHVAKHSSIVFNQHHQVHLKREKRKEEEQRRKEWVDQEREKTLSRLRSFREKRQGQYILKTPQSRKPPSEVSCPSQPLSIISLSPSASPDEPSSIRPAPRRSKTPQKQQPKDIPVQIFSAPPPPTLTCPTAPPPPPPPPPPLPPPPPAMPPPPVRAAPSPQDTPMPLSEKEEPPFPAKNTLKQNIGTMDEVLASLQRGQIKLRKVPDATNNSGLDARSSLMSAIREGVKLKKVVPTREEVPSGADNELERSIKAAMMRMKKVAADSDDEDRGDDSQSADWDS; encoded by the exons ATGGACAGTGTAGAGTTTGACCGGTTGGACAGCTTGGAGGGGTGGGTGGCAGTTAAAAGTAACATATTTGAAGAGAATGAGCCCTTTAAGTTGGGTTTTATCGTCCAATGGAACGCTATCGAGTCGAAGTTCGCAGTAACCTGCCACAACCGGACGTTACAGCGGCAGAAACGTAAGGCTGAGGTCCCCGCCGGTGGCCAACCTCAGATGAGCTGGGCAGGACTGTTCTCCGTGAACGACCTGAAACACGTCCACCAACAGTTCACATGCGTGGCGGACGTCCTGGGCGGCTGCTTCCCGGATTTGTCCGACTTTGGGGAAAGTAACATTTGGGACTTGCTGCTGTCGAATCGGAGGTCCGGTCCAGAGGATGACGACCAGAGAGACTTTGACACGCCGTGCAGGAAACTGGAAAAATACTTCAGCACCGCCATTGACCTGTGCGGGAGAAAGATCGTCCTGGAAACTTTGTTCACCCAGGATGAGAGGGATGTGGATGAGTACTTTGAAAATCTACAGGAGTTCAAAAAGAAGACCATGCAGGAGGAGATGTCAAGGGCCAAGGGCCAACTGAAGGAG ctgcTGCAGAGTCACAGTACCACTAATGGGATGGTGGCACTGCTGAGCATCTATGAGAAGGAAGATGAGGCCTATCAGGACCTGGTTACTGTTGCTACTAGCTTCTTCCAGTACTTGTTGCAGCCCTTTAGAGACATGAGAGAACTGGCCTGCCTTTACAAGATGGAGATTCTT aagtCCTTGGAGTTTGAGGACTTGGGTCCCAAGAGGATTGCAGCTCTGGAGAAGGAGGCGGAGGAGTGGAGAATGAAAGCAGAGGATGCTGTcgcctccattcaggacatcaCTGTCAACTATTTTGCACAGACTTCAAAGGCCCTGGCTG GCATGGTAAAACAGATGGAGGAGGATAAGAAGCGTTTTGGACCCGCTGCCTGGGCGTCTGCAGCTCCCAGACTGGAGAAGCTGCGCTTCCTTTTAGCTAAGGAAACCTTGCAGCACATGCGAGCGGCAGAGATGTGCCTCAGCCGCAAGAAGGACGCCATCAAAGAGCGG CTGGAGAACTTGTCGGGGAGAGTCCAGAACCGGAGAGCTGAACCGGAGGGGTCGGCGTTTGAGGCCGGTCAGAAACGCGACACAGTGGACCAGCTTGAACTGCAGTTCTATGAAACCCAGCTGGAACTTTATGACGCCAAGTTTGAGATCCTGAAGAACGAGGAGCAGCTGCTGGTGGCTCAGATAGACACCCTGCGTCGACAAATTAAAG agCTGAAGGAGGAGGTGGTGTACTACGATGTGTGTGAGGATCCAGAGGAGCTGCACAGCATGGTCCACACAGCGTTTCAACAGGCCGAACCGCCACTAATGCGTCAGCTCAAACGACGCCTGCAGACCCTGGAGACCAAGAGGGGCAACATCTGTGCTCGGAGGGCTTACCTGAGGAACAAAAAG GATCAGTGCATGGACGCCCAGGAGCAGAAGCAGCATGTGGCCAAGCACAGCTCGATAGTCTTCAACCAGCATCATCAGGTCCACCTG AAACGGGAGAAGaggaaagaggaggagcagaggaggaaggagtGGGTGGACCAGGAGCGAGAGAAGACCCTGAGCAGATTACGTTCCTTCAGAGAG AAGCGACAGGGACAGTACATCCTGAAGACGCCTCAGTCCAGGAAGCCTCCCTCAGAAGTCTCCTGTCCCTCCCAGCCATTGTCCATCATCAGCCTGTCTCCGTCTGCCTCTCCTGACGAGCCATCCTCCATCCGCCCTGCTCCTAGACGCAGTAAAACACCCCAAAAGCAGCAGCCTAAAGACATCCCTGTTCAGATCTTCTCTGCACCGCCTCCGCCAACATTAACGTGCCCCACtgcgccgccgccgccacctccacctccaccaccGCTTCCACCACCGCCTCCTGCCATGCCACCTCCGCCTGTCCGAGCTGCACCTTCCCCTCAGGACACGCCGATGCCTCTCAGCGAAAAAGAGGAGCCTCCTTTTCCAGCCAAGAACACGCTCAAGCAAAACATAG GAACTATGGATGAAGTGCTGGCCTCGCTGCAACGCGGACAGATTAAACTGCGAAAGGTTCCCGATGCTACGAACAACTCTGGGTTAGACGCGAGGAGCAGTCTGATGTCCGCCATCCGAGAGGGAGTCAAACTGAAGAAG GTGGTTCCCACGCGAGAGGAAGTCCCGAGCGGCGCGGACAACGAGCTGGAGCGCAGCATCAAAGCTGCCATGATGAGAATGAAGAAGGTGGCGGCCGACTCGGACGACGAGGACCGAGGCGACGACTCGCAGAGCGCCGACTGGGACAGCTGA
- the fsd2 gene encoding fibronectin type III and SPRY domain-containing protein 2: protein MDLNDIRGGRLDVISEESEQQDFSRESSSMEAYTVVPEPAGRTFQRFSVNTNESLRFEPCEDSCPSPTGAEDGRDDVFEKGECEGEITSTRNQLQGKVAEMENFAGHLEEIFLTVEENFGRQEQHLEQHYNDVLQTLSQRYDDRETGLQEEKKGKLESLYNQLVACGQALDTSKELIETAQEVYRCQDKRLFLKTVMPVVKRVEEFAKEDVDLSLSTSLEFITPLADLSDVKTMMDSINIVPAPSAPVINPQLPNSATQTSLHVCWSLFSDDTVEYYELYYRPVLEDTPADGTCAPQESKVKVKETHCTVTELLPNAQYELWVTATNTTGISPASEKALYMTVPSPPVIKQRECSSCPEAALIRWESGNTNPVDSYTVELSETGTVGTENSITESIVAVPTCQCLIQLQAGRQYLISVRAVNIGGPSDRSDAITISTTGTFFYLLEDTAHPCLSMSEDGFTIFYGDEELPITAMAFEDNTFTRCVAILGDLIPVRGRHYWEVEVDDETEFRVGVAYEDTERDAYLGANGSSWCMRHIRTPSRHKYEFLHNGWSPDLRITVHPVRIGVALDYDRGTLSFFNANLEQHLHTFHCHFHNYVHPCFSLDNPGALTVHNGIQAPDYTFI, encoded by the exons ATGGACTTGAATGACATCAGAGGGGGCAGGCTGGATGTGATCTCAGAAGAGAGCGAGCAGCAGGACTTCAGCAGAGAATCGAGCAGCATGGAGGCATACACTGTTGTTCCAGAGCCTGCAGGAAGGACCTTCCAGAGGTTTTCAGTTAACACCAACGAGTCGTTGCGGTTCGAACCCTGTGAAGACAGCTGTCCGTCCCCCACTGGGGCAGAAGATGGACGTGATGATGTGTTTGAGAAGGGAGAATGTGAG GGTGAGATCACCTCCACCAGGAATCAGCTGCAGGGGAAGGTTGCTGAGATGGAGAACTTTGCTGGTCATTTGGAGGAAATCTTTCTCACTGTGGAG GAGAACTTCGGCCGCCAGGAGCAGCACTTGGAGCAGCACTACAACGACGTGCTGCAGACGTTGTCCCAGCGCTACGACGACAGGGAGACAGGActgcaggaggagaagaagggTAAGTTGGAGTCCCTGTACAACCAGCTGGTGGCCTGTGGGCAGGCGCTGGACACCTCGAAGGAGCTCATCGAGACCGCCCAGGAGGTTTACCGCTGCCAGGACAAGAGGCTTTTCCTAAAG ACAGTTATGCCCGTTGTTAAAAG AGTCGAGGAGTTTGCCAAGGAGGACGTCGACCTCTCGCTGTCGACGAGTCTGGAATTCATTACGCCGCTGGCCGATCTGTCAGATGTGAAAACCATGATGGACTCCATCAATATTGTGCCAG CTCCGTCTGCCCCAGTGATCAACCCGCAGTTGCCCAACTCGGCCACCCAGACCTCCCTGCATGTGTGCTGGAGCTTATTCTCCGACGACACGGTGGAGTACTATGAGCTTTACTACCGACCGGTGCTGGAGGACACGCCCGCAGACGGTACCTGTGCACCGCAGG aaagCAAGGTAAAAGTGAAGGAGACCCACTGCACTGTGACAGAACTGCTCCCCAATGCTCAATATGAGCTTTGGGTGACGGCTACCAACACAACAGGCATCAGCCCAGCGAGTGAGAAGGCCTTGTACATGACAG TGCCGTCGCCTCCTGTGATCAAGCAGAGGGAGTGCAGCAGCTGCCCAGAAGCTGCTCTGATCCGATGGGAGTCAGGGAACACCAACCCTGTAGACTCCTATACCGTGGAGCTCAGTGAGACCGGAACTGTTGGCACAGAGAACAGCATTACTGA GTCTATAGTGGCCGTGCCCACCTGTCAGTGTCTGATCCAGCTGCAGGCAGGGCGGCAATACCTCATCTCTGTAAGAGCTGTCAACATTGGAGGTCCAAGTGACAGGAGTGATGCTATAACCATCTCCACAActg GCACCTTCTTCTACCTTCTGGAGGACACCGCTCATCCCTGTCTCTCCATGTCAGAAGACGGCTTCACTATATTCTATGGAGATGAGGAGTTGCCCATAACGGCGATGGCTTTTGAGGACAACACTTTCACAAG ATGTGTAGCCATTTTGGGGGATCTGATTCCAGTGCGAGGCAGGCATTACTGGGAAGTCGAGGTGGACGATGAGACGGAGTTTCGTGTCGGAGTTGCGTACGAAGACACAGAGAGGGACGCGTACCTCGGGGCCAATGGTAGCTCCTGGTGTATGAGACACATTCGCACCCCGTCCAG ACATAAGTACGAGTTCCTGCATAATGGCTGGAGTCCAGACTTGAGGATTACAGTGCATCCAGTGCGTATTGGAGTGGCTCTCGACTACGACAGGGGGACTCTGAGCTTCTTCAATGCTAATCTGGAGCAACATCTGCATACCTTCCACTGTCACTTTCACAATTATGTCCACCCGTGTTTCAGCCTGGACAACCCAGGAGCACTTACTGTACATAATGGCATACAAGCTCCTGACTACACCTTCATCTGA